Proteins from a single region of Fodinibius sp. Rm-B-1B1-1:
- a CDS encoding serine/threonine-protein kinase: MEQHQWEKVNKIVDTALELDEKERATYIEESCKNDKKLKRHVTQLLAAIEQSETEDFLATPGTYIDSIVDESSEADTPTASSMVGQQVGNYHLDELIDHGGMGSVFKGKRADEAYKKEVAIKILRRGMDTPSNIARFKRERNILANLEHPNVARLLDGGLTEEGLPYLVMEYVDGTPLLEYCNQHNLPIEERLKLFEQVCFAVQHAHQNAIIHRDLKPSNILINKEGKVKVLDFGIAKLIEAESTEGLNFQTRTGARMLTIGYSAPEQLEGQPVTTATDSYVLGILLFELLAGIHPFEMDGKNLMEFEKQVRKKRPQKPSDKYTKLSTSGKQQIANDRNTTEAKLFNLLKGDLDAIVIKALRKEPGHRYSSAEQLLEDLNRRKANLPIIARKDTFRYNASKFWRRHKTRLSVAAGFLLMIVGLTAFYTWQIAQERNKAQLEAQKAQEVSNFLTDMFRASNPNYNPRDTVTAATFLKRGEKRIDQLENQPEVQAQLLEVMGRAYTEIGQFDKANPLLQKSFQLRKTYQGTTSIAYSQSLDAFVVFQRLKGNFAEAESLTRESISIIRNNHPNNKKLLSNGLNELGLILDQRGKYEEADSVYKTVLQIQQQLYESNHPKLAHTYNNRAGALRKLGNYEKAEPLYRRALIIWKNTYGDIHPSTAMGYHDLALILNQRGELKKADSLYHKGLAIDKKLYEPPNRHIAQSYNNIGIFYGQQGRYQEAKPYLTKAVAMRRKLFSEFHPKLAESLNNLSRLYIELENYQKAHPYLKEALNIDRKNFGEKHPYVAGDLANLARIEKENGSLHLAEKHLRKSLSIFKATLPSDHRKIADILTELGDLLVVQNNLNEAISLLQEAITIKNKSYDDRSWQIAYSKSILGKALTKNTEYQKAEPYLTEAYKTLKEERGSSDHFTTQARNNVIKLYKAWNKPKMAKKYSSTK; this comes from the coding sequence ATGGAGCAACATCAATGGGAAAAAGTCAACAAAATTGTTGATACAGCTCTTGAACTTGACGAAAAAGAGAGAGCCACTTACATCGAGGAAAGTTGTAAAAATGATAAAAAACTAAAGCGGCATGTAACCCAACTTCTTGCCGCTATTGAACAATCAGAAACGGAAGATTTTCTAGCAACTCCTGGTACCTATATCGATAGTATTGTTGATGAATCATCAGAGGCAGATACCCCCACTGCCTCCTCCATGGTTGGCCAACAAGTAGGTAATTACCACCTTGATGAACTTATTGACCATGGCGGAATGGGATCTGTTTTTAAAGGTAAACGCGCCGATGAAGCCTATAAAAAAGAAGTAGCCATTAAGATATTACGGCGTGGCATGGATACCCCTTCCAATATTGCCCGGTTTAAACGGGAACGAAATATCTTAGCAAATCTGGAACATCCGAACGTTGCTCGCCTACTGGATGGAGGCCTTACGGAAGAGGGCTTGCCCTACTTGGTCATGGAATATGTCGATGGTACTCCCCTACTGGAATACTGTAACCAACATAATCTACCCATTGAAGAACGGTTAAAACTGTTTGAACAGGTGTGCTTTGCTGTTCAACATGCCCATCAAAATGCCATTATTCATCGCGATCTAAAGCCTTCTAATATATTGATTAATAAAGAAGGAAAGGTAAAAGTTCTGGATTTTGGTATTGCAAAACTTATAGAAGCCGAAAGTACGGAGGGACTAAACTTTCAAACTCGCACTGGGGCTCGCATGCTAACAATAGGATATTCGGCCCCCGAACAGTTAGAAGGTCAACCCGTAACTACAGCTACCGATTCCTATGTGCTCGGAATCTTGTTATTTGAGCTATTGGCCGGTATTCATCCATTTGAGATGGATGGTAAAAATTTGATGGAATTTGAAAAGCAGGTGCGGAAAAAGCGCCCCCAAAAACCTTCCGATAAATATACGAAGCTGTCTACGAGTGGAAAGCAACAAATTGCTAATGACCGTAATACCACTGAAGCTAAGTTATTTAATCTACTGAAAGGTGACCTCGATGCCATTGTGATAAAAGCCCTGCGTAAAGAACCAGGCCATCGTTATAGCTCTGCCGAACAACTGCTGGAAGACCTTAACAGGCGTAAAGCCAATCTACCAATCATTGCCCGGAAAGATACATTCCGCTATAATGCATCCAAATTTTGGAGGCGTCATAAAACCAGGCTTTCCGTAGCAGCAGGGTTTTTGTTGATGATAGTCGGACTTACAGCCTTCTATACTTGGCAAATTGCTCAAGAAAGAAATAAGGCCCAATTGGAAGCTCAAAAAGCCCAAGAAGTGAGCAATTTTCTTACGGATATGTTCCGGGCCAGTAATCCCAATTATAATCCCCGGGATACTGTTACCGCTGCCACGTTCTTAAAACGAGGAGAAAAACGTATTGATCAGCTCGAAAATCAACCGGAAGTGCAAGCTCAGCTGCTTGAAGTAATGGGACGAGCATATACCGAGATTGGACAATTTGATAAAGCCAATCCCCTGCTACAGAAAAGTTTCCAACTTCGAAAAACATATCAGGGAACTACAAGTATCGCGTATTCACAGAGTCTTGACGCATTCGTCGTTTTTCAGCGACTGAAAGGAAATTTTGCGGAAGCAGAATCGCTTACCCGTGAATCTATTTCTATCATAAGAAACAATCATCCTAATAATAAAAAGCTTCTTTCAAATGGGTTGAATGAGCTTGGCTTAATACTTGACCAACGGGGTAAATATGAAGAAGCTGACTCGGTTTATAAGACTGTTCTCCAGATACAACAACAGCTTTATGAATCCAACCACCCCAAACTTGCCCATACTTATAATAATAGGGCCGGAGCGCTACGAAAACTTGGTAACTATGAAAAAGCAGAACCCCTTTATCGAAGAGCATTGATTATTTGGAAGAATACATATGGAGACATCCACCCAAGTACAGCAATGGGTTATCACGATCTTGCCTTAATATTAAATCAGCGAGGGGAACTTAAAAAAGCAGACTCTCTTTATCATAAAGGGTTAGCGATTGATAAAAAGCTGTATGAACCCCCGAACAGACATATTGCCCAGTCATACAATAATATCGGCATCTTTTATGGTCAACAAGGCCGTTACCAAGAAGCCAAACCTTATTTAACCAAAGCAGTAGCTATGCGCCGCAAACTGTTTTCAGAATTCCATCCAAAACTTGCGGAAAGTCTTAATAACCTGAGCCGACTTTATATCGAGCTGGAAAACTATCAGAAAGCTCATCCTTATCTTAAAGAAGCGCTTAACATTGATCGCAAAAATTTTGGAGAGAAACACCCGTATGTAGCTGGTGACCTCGCAAACTTAGCACGTATTGAAAAAGAAAATGGGTCACTGCATTTAGCTGAAAAGCATTTACGGAAATCCTTGTCGATTTTTAAAGCTACTTTACCTTCTGATCATCGAAAAATAGCGGATATTCTTACAGAACTTGGAGATCTACTCGTTGTTCAGAACAACCTAAATGAAGCGATCTCTTTATTACAAGAAGCCATAACAATTAAAAATAAATCCTATGATGACAGGAGCTGGCAAATTGCCTATAGCAAATCAATCTTAGGAAAAGCCCTTACAAAAAACACCGAATATCAAAAGGCGGAACCCTATTTAACAGAAGCATACAAGACGCTAAAAGAAGAACGCGGTTCGTCTGATCATTTTACTACACAAGCCAGAAATAATGTAATAAAACTCTACAAAGCCTGGAATAAGCCAAAAATGGCCAAAAAGTATTCTTCGACTAAGTAA
- a CDS encoding DPP IV N-terminal domain-containing protein → MRKLLRTLLPLLLMGLVISCSDNSTGTEPDPDPEPEPEEPTTGTLEVTTSTSGSDVDSDGYTVTVDGSDHSIGTDETITIEDLEEGSYDPELSGIADNCSVDGDNPQQVDISAENTTTTSFDISCEAVLTKQIVFISGRNTNPDLYVTNPDGTGQERITNNAQTEYYPSVSPDGTKIAYTDQSEGNIYAINADGSGRTQLTSSSGDDLFPRWSPDGSQIVFTSDRDGDNEIYIMDADGSNQTNLTNNSSSSDIAGGWSPDGNHIAFHSNRDADGDYEIYSVNTEGTALQKLTDNTTWDGVPNYSPDGSQIVFVSGRDGNEEIYVINTDGSNPQRVTNNSGSDVFPSWSPDGSKLTFQSDRDGNEEVYIINTDGTGAVNLTVNTAGDLHPFWSPVK, encoded by the coding sequence ATGAGAAAACTACTACGAACATTACTACCACTTTTGTTAATGGGGTTGGTCATTTCGTGCAGTGATAACAGCACGGGTACCGAGCCCGACCCTGATCCAGAACCTGAGCCCGAAGAGCCCACAACGGGGACCCTGGAAGTGACGACGAGTACCAGTGGTTCGGACGTGGATTCCGACGGGTACACTGTTACTGTGGACGGATCTGATCATTCCATAGGGACCGACGAAACGATAACGATCGAAGACCTTGAGGAGGGCAGTTACGATCCGGAACTATCGGGGATCGCCGACAACTGCTCGGTGGACGGGGATAATCCTCAGCAAGTAGATATTTCCGCGGAGAATACAACGACTACCAGTTTCGATATTAGTTGCGAGGCGGTATTAACCAAGCAGATCGTCTTTATCAGCGGACGAAATACTAATCCCGATCTGTACGTGACCAACCCGGATGGTACGGGCCAGGAGCGGATAACCAATAATGCACAAACGGAATACTATCCTTCGGTATCTCCTGACGGGACCAAAATTGCCTACACTGATCAATCAGAGGGAAATATATATGCAATTAACGCCGACGGCTCCGGTCGCACCCAACTCACCAGTTCTTCAGGGGATGACTTGTTTCCCCGCTGGTCGCCAGACGGCAGTCAGATCGTATTCACCAGCGATCGCGATGGTGATAATGAGATATATATCATGGACGCTGATGGAAGTAATCAAACTAACCTGACAAATAATTCGAGCTCGAGTGATATTGCCGGTGGATGGTCTCCCGATGGTAATCATATTGCGTTTCATAGTAATCGGGATGCCGATGGCGACTATGAGATTTATTCGGTGAATACCGAAGGGACGGCCCTGCAAAAACTAACCGATAACACTACATGGGATGGGGTACCAAACTACAGTCCGGATGGATCCCAGATTGTCTTTGTAAGTGGAAGGGATGGGAACGAAGAGATATATGTGATAAATACAGATGGAAGCAATCCCCAGCGGGTGACCAATAACTCCGGTAGTGATGTTTTTCCTTCATGGTCGCCCGACGGCAGCAAACTTACTTTTCAAAGCGATCGGGATGGAAATGAAGAAGTATATATTATTAATACTGATGGCACGGGCGCCGTCAATCTAACGGTCAACACTGCAGGGGATCTTCACCCGTTCTGGAGCCCGGTAAAATAA
- a CDS encoding ECF-type sigma factor has product MAQKNITQLLIDLRTAGDDAYNELFPLIYEELKRLAYSKLQRENDEITLSETELVHEVYLKMIDQTKIKARDKNHFMAISARCMRQILIDHARKKKAEKRGGDKKDVTYIDELLKQRHKTEELINLDNELNKLAELDQRMADIVILRFFGQMTVSATAEALGISERTVKRDWAKARGWLYKELKG; this is encoded by the coding sequence GTGGCACAAAAGAATATTACCCAACTGTTAATAGACTTGCGAACTGCCGGTGATGATGCGTATAATGAGCTTTTTCCACTTATTTATGAGGAGCTTAAACGACTTGCCTACTCCAAACTCCAGCGAGAGAATGATGAGATTACCTTAAGCGAAACTGAACTGGTGCATGAGGTTTACCTTAAAATGATCGATCAAACAAAGATCAAAGCCCGTGATAAAAATCATTTTATGGCAATTTCTGCACGTTGTATGAGGCAAATTCTGATTGACCATGCCCGAAAAAAGAAAGCGGAAAAGCGTGGGGGTGATAAAAAAGACGTGACATATATTGATGAACTTCTCAAACAACGGCACAAAACTGAAGAGCTAATCAATCTTGATAATGAACTGAATAAGTTGGCAGAACTTGACCAGCGAATGGCTGACATTGTGATACTCCGTTTTTTTGGACAAATGACGGTATCCGCCACAGCAGAAGCTCTGGGCATATCAGAACGAACGGTTAAAAGAGACTGGGCAAAAGCGCGAGGATGGCTTTATAAAGAATTAAAAGGGTAA
- the xerD gene encoding site-specific tyrosine recombinase XerD translates to MKFQQELKRYLQFVKLEKSLSENSVVSYENDLERYLRFIANDLQISDLAGVELRHIEDYLEELTALDLSVSSVARNISSIRGFHEFAVVEGMAEANPAELIDLPKQTKNLPEVLNPDEVASILDIPNRETDAGIRNAAILETLYATGMRVSELTGLEVDNLIFEIGFIRVLGKGNKERLVPVGEVAQSALEHYIEIVRPKFQSDKNPQKAENKVFLSQRGNPLSRMSIWNIVNDAAERAGIEKNVYPHIFRHSFATHLLEGGADLRAVQEMLGHASINTTEIYTHVDRSLLHQVHKEFHPRA, encoded by the coding sequence ATGAAGTTTCAGCAAGAACTAAAGCGGTACCTCCAGTTTGTAAAGCTGGAGAAAAGTCTTTCTGAAAACTCCGTTGTATCGTACGAGAATGATCTGGAACGATACCTGCGATTTATTGCCAATGATTTACAAATTTCTGATCTGGCAGGTGTTGAGCTACGACACATTGAAGATTACCTGGAAGAACTAACAGCCTTGGATTTATCGGTGAGTTCTGTTGCTCGCAATATTTCAAGCATCCGGGGATTTCATGAATTTGCCGTTGTTGAAGGCATGGCCGAGGCCAATCCCGCAGAACTCATTGACTTACCTAAACAAACTAAGAACCTGCCCGAGGTTTTAAATCCCGATGAAGTTGCTTCGATCTTAGACATTCCAAACCGAGAAACAGATGCCGGTATTCGGAATGCCGCCATCTTAGAAACGCTCTACGCTACAGGAATGCGTGTCAGCGAACTTACGGGCCTCGAAGTTGATAACCTTATATTTGAAATTGGATTTATTCGAGTGCTCGGTAAAGGAAATAAAGAACGTTTAGTGCCAGTTGGCGAAGTGGCTCAATCTGCCTTAGAACACTATATTGAGATTGTTCGTCCTAAATTTCAAAGTGACAAGAATCCCCAAAAGGCCGAGAACAAAGTGTTTTTGAGTCAACGTGGCAATCCCCTGTCACGGATGAGTATCTGGAATATTGTTAATGACGCCGCCGAGCGAGCAGGCATCGAAAAGAATGTGTATCCCCATATTTTTCGCCACTCTTTTGCTACTCATCTTTTGGAAGGTGGAGCCGACCTGCGGGCTGTACAAGAGATGCTGGGCCATGCCTCTATCAACACCACCGAAATCTATACCCATGTAGATCGATCACTGTTGCATCAGGTGCATAAAGAATTTCATCCACGGGCATAA
- a CDS encoding DPP IV N-terminal domain-containing protein, with protein MRKLLQMLLPLLLIGLVISCSDNSTGTEPEPEPDPESEEEVTTGTLEVTTSTEGDDLDSDGYTLTVDNSDYSIGTDETVTVEDLEEGSYNAELSGIADNCSVDGDNPQSVDITAEETSSASFDVTCETVLKNQIVFYSDRDNADGELYVTNPDGTGQERLTNNTKSEVLPAVSPDGTKIAYSDGLGAGANIYVANADGSDPTQLTTSSETDAAPRWSPDGSQIAFTTTRDGDQEVYIMNADGSDQTNLTNNSGSEDYFGTWSPDGDRIAFVSDRDADNDPEIYTVNTEGTALKKLTDNTDPDNAPIYSPDGSQIAFASQRDGNNEIYVMDTDGSNPQRVTNNPALDNIPSWSPDGSRLTFHSDRDGNAEVYVINPDGTGATNLTVHSDTDAHPFWSPVE; from the coding sequence ATGAGAAAACTACTACAAATGCTACTACCACTTTTGTTAATAGGCTTGGTGATTTCGTGCAGCGACAACAGCACGGGCACCGAGCCTGAACCGGAGCCTGATCCGGAATCGGAAGAAGAAGTAACCACGGGTACGCTTGAAGTTACGACCAGCACGGAAGGAGACGACCTTGACTCTGATGGCTACACCCTTACCGTTGACAATTCCGATTATTCTATTGGCACCGACGAGACGGTCACCGTGGAAGACCTTGAAGAGGGCAGCTACAATGCGGAACTTTCGGGCATTGCCGACAACTGCTCGGTGGACGGGGATAACCCGCAGAGCGTGGATATTACGGCTGAAGAGACGAGTTCTGCCAGCTTTGATGTAACCTGTGAGACGGTGCTGAAGAATCAAATCGTATTTTACAGCGACCGGGATAATGCCGACGGCGAGTTGTATGTGACTAACCCTGACGGCACCGGCCAGGAAAGGCTGACCAATAATACAAAATCTGAAGTCTTACCTGCTGTTTCTCCCGATGGTACAAAGATTGCATATTCAGATGGATTAGGTGCCGGCGCCAATATTTATGTCGCGAATGCCGATGGTTCTGATCCCACGCAATTAACTACCTCATCTGAAACAGATGCAGCCCCTCGCTGGTCGCCCGATGGCAGTCAAATCGCATTCACAACGACTCGCGACGGGGATCAAGAGGTATATATCATGAATGCGGACGGCAGTGACCAAACAAATTTGACAAACAACTCAGGCTCTGAGGATTATTTTGGCACTTGGTCGCCCGACGGTGATCGCATTGCGTTTGTAAGTGACCGGGATGCCGACAATGATCCTGAAATATATACGGTCAATACCGAAGGGACCGCCCTGAAAAAACTAACAGATAATACCGACCCAGACAATGCGCCGATATACAGTCCGGATGGTTCGCAAATTGCGTTTGCAAGTCAGCGGGATGGGAACAATGAGATCTATGTGATGGACACTGACGGTAGTAATCCGCAGCGGGTAACCAATAACCCAGCGCTTGATAACATTCCTTCTTGGTCGCCGGACGGGAGCCGCCTGACCTTCCATAGCGATCGGGATGGCAATGCGGAGGTTTACGTGATTAATCCCGACGGAACCGGGGCCACAAACCTTACCGTTCATTCTGATACAGATGCCCATCCCTTCTGGAGCCCGGTCGAATAG